From the Pirellulales bacterium genome, one window contains:
- a CDS encoding altronate dehydratase family protein produces MSPDVVLLDPRDNLCVAARNLAAATRVGRGSRTVELSGDVPLGHKIALAPIAVGEPALKFGQIIGFASAPIRPGEWIHTHNLSAGEFARDCPRATDVPANPPPLEGQTFLGYRRADGRAGTRNFIAVISSVNCSASVSRYIARRFDAAALREFPNVDGVVAFTHGGGCGMQFDGLQHQILNRVLGGIARHPNIGGYLLIGLGCETATIGHLMSEQRLVQIESRRGLSPFVERAPSPDGRWQKGTVPLSAGGSVAGALSLTPDLRSPTSDAVRPPVLSIQDQGGTQRTIEEGVRLVAQMLPQVNAVRREPIPASEIVLGTNCGGSDGNSGITANPALGVASNMLVAAGGTVVLAETSELYGAEQLLTRRAKTPAIADKLIERIKWWEWYARTFGATLDNNPSPGNKAGGLTTIYEKSLGAVAKGGSTALVEVYQYAEQVTARGLVVMDTPGLDPVSVTGIVAGGANVVVFTTGRGSCFGCKPTPSIKVSSNTPLFERMRDDMDLDAGTILSGRSVAEVGREIFTEILAVASGKKTKSEQHGLGDEEFVPWTIGPVL; encoded by the coding sequence ATGTCCCCCGATGTCGTTCTGCTCGATCCGCGAGACAATTTGTGCGTGGCCGCGCGGAATCTGGCCGCAGCAACGCGCGTTGGCCGCGGGTCGCGAACCGTCGAGCTTTCCGGCGACGTGCCGCTGGGGCATAAGATTGCGCTGGCGCCGATCGCGGTTGGCGAGCCGGCGCTCAAGTTCGGGCAGATCATCGGCTTCGCCTCGGCGCCGATTCGGCCGGGGGAGTGGATCCACACGCATAATCTCTCCGCCGGCGAATTCGCGCGCGATTGCCCGCGTGCGACCGACGTGCCCGCTAATCCGCCGCCGCTCGAGGGGCAAACGTTTCTCGGCTATCGCCGCGCCGACGGTCGGGCGGGAACGCGGAACTTCATCGCCGTGATTTCGTCAGTGAACTGCTCCGCCTCGGTGAGCCGCTATATTGCGCGGCGGTTCGACGCGGCGGCCTTGCGCGAGTTTCCGAACGTCGACGGCGTCGTCGCCTTCACGCATGGCGGCGGATGCGGGATGCAGTTCGACGGCCTGCAACATCAGATCCTCAATCGCGTGCTCGGCGGCATCGCCCGGCATCCCAATATCGGCGGCTACCTCTTGATCGGCCTCGGCTGCGAGACGGCCACGATCGGCCACTTGATGAGCGAGCAACGCCTCGTGCAGATCGAGAGCCGCCGGGGACTGTCCCCTTTTGTGGAGCGGGCACCATCGCCAGATGGTCGGTGGCAAAAGGGGACTGTCCCCCTCTCTGCAGGCGGCTCTGTGGCAGGCGCTTTATCGCTGACCCCCGATCTCCGATCTCCGACCTCCGATGCCGTTCGCCCTCCCGTTCTCAGCATTCAAGACCAAGGGGGCACGCAGCGGACGATCGAAGAGGGCGTTCGGCTTGTGGCTCAGATGCTGCCGCAAGTGAACGCGGTTCGCCGCGAGCCGATCCCGGCCAGTGAAATCGTGCTCGGCACGAACTGCGGCGGCTCCGACGGAAACTCGGGGATCACCGCCAATCCGGCTCTCGGTGTTGCCAGCAACATGCTCGTGGCCGCCGGCGGCACCGTCGTGCTCGCGGAAACCTCCGAACTGTATGGCGCGGAGCAGTTGCTCACTCGCCGCGCCAAGACTCCCGCGATCGCCGACAAGCTGATCGAGCGGATCAAATGGTGGGAGTGGTACGCCCGAACCTTCGGCGCGACGCTCGACAACAACCCCTCGCCGGGGAACAAGGCGGGCGGCCTGACCACGATCTACGAAAAATCGCTCGGCGCGGTCGCGAAAGGGGGTTCGACCGCGCTCGTCGAGGTTTATCAATATGCCGAGCAAGTCACGGCTCGCGGGCTAGTCGTCATGGACACGCCGGGGCTCGACCCGGTGAGCGTCACCGGAATCGTGGCGGGCGGGGCGAACGTGGTCGTGTTCACAACCGGCCGCGGCAGTTGCTTCGGCTGCAAACCGACGCCGTCGATCAAAGTCTCGTCGAACACGCCGCTGTTTGAGCGCATGCGCGACGACATGGACCTCGACGCCGGCACAATCCTCTCCGGCCGCTCGGTCGCCGAAGTCGGCCGCGAAATCTTCACGGAAATCCTCGCCGTCGCCAGCGGCAAGAAAACCAAGAGCGAACAGCACGGTCTCGGCGACGAGGAATTCGTGCCATGGACCATCGGACCGGTGTTGTGA
- a CDS encoding DNA adenine methylase: protein MMKSSAKTRNGKAPAISRLMRSRKLILFGWYGGKFSHLDWLLPLLPECHHYCEPFAGSAAVLLNREPSPVETYNDLDGEVCNFFSVLRENGEQLTRAIALTPFSREEFGLACTLDPNLPPLERARRFYIRARQVRTGLAQTATIGRWANCKETSRAGMSGVISRWLGGVEMLPVIAERLIRVQIENRPAADVIRLYDSPKTLFYCDPPYVHSTRGDSKAYRHEMTDEEHVELAAVLNNVMGRVALSNYDCDLLNDLYPAPKWRKFKCQPRTNHATKGSRIEVLWTNHDLRPEQVRISRSHR from the coding sequence ATGATGAAGTCATCGGCCAAGACCCGAAATGGCAAGGCGCCGGCGATTTCGCGGCTGATGCGCTCGCGGAAGCTGATTTTGTTCGGCTGGTATGGCGGGAAGTTTTCGCACTTGGATTGGTTGCTGCCGCTGTTGCCCGAATGCCATCACTATTGCGAGCCGTTCGCAGGTTCGGCGGCGGTGCTGTTGAACCGCGAGCCTTCCCCCGTCGAAACGTACAACGATCTCGACGGCGAAGTTTGCAACTTCTTCAGCGTTCTTCGCGAGAATGGGGAACAACTGACGCGGGCAATCGCGCTCACGCCGTTTTCGCGCGAAGAGTTTGGACTCGCATGCACGCTCGATCCGAACTTGCCGCCGCTGGAACGCGCGCGGCGGTTCTACATTCGCGCTCGCCAGGTGCGAACTGGCTTGGCCCAGACGGCCACGATCGGCCGCTGGGCAAATTGCAAAGAGACAAGCCGAGCGGGGATGAGCGGTGTTATTAGCCGTTGGTTGGGTGGCGTCGAAATGCTCCCCGTGATTGCGGAGCGGTTGATCCGCGTGCAAATCGAGAACCGGCCGGCGGCGGACGTGATTCGCCTCTACGACTCGCCGAAGACGCTCTTCTATTGCGACCCGCCGTACGTGCATTCGACGCGCGGCGATTCAAAAGCGTACCGGCACGAGATGACGGATGAAGAGCACGTCGAACTTGCCGCAGTGCTGAACAACGTTATGGGACGAGTCGCGTTGTCCAACTACGACTGCGACCTGCTGAACGATCTTTATCCCGCACCGAAGTGGCGCAAGTTCAAATGCCAGCCGCGCACAAACCATGCCACGAAGGGGAGTCGGATCGAAGTGCTATGGACGAACCACGATTTACGTCCAGAACAGGTTCGGATAAGCCGTTCACACCGATGA
- a CDS encoding dipeptide ABC transporter ATP-binding protein: MNQPLIEVRNLKQFFPVRRGLFSRTVGFVRAVDDVSFQIAEGETLGLVGETGCGKTTAGRTLLRLLEPTAGRILYEGRDVTEVRGNALRELRQDLQIVFQDPFGSLNPRMTVQGIVEEGLIIHGLGNKPERLAKVRETLEQVGLDPRYLNRYPHEFSGGQRQRIGIARALALRPRFMVLDEPISALDVSIQSQIINLLVELRDKFRLTYLFISHDLSVVEYISDRVAVMYLGEIVETGKSLDLYRHPLHPYTHALLSSVPTMDPTRTRKRILLEGDVPSPINPPSGCRFHPRCPLAMDICRTMEPKELDFVGHKVRCHAVEIELASGNSDPIILSQSIRDQIAERGATPTVADSPKGTANGR; this comes from the coding sequence GTGAATCAGCCGCTCATTGAAGTCCGTAACCTGAAGCAGTTTTTTCCAGTGCGGCGGGGATTGTTCTCGCGGACGGTGGGATTCGTGCGCGCGGTGGATGATGTTTCGTTTCAGATTGCGGAAGGAGAAACGCTTGGGCTGGTCGGCGAGACGGGCTGCGGGAAGACAACCGCCGGGCGCACGCTGTTGCGGCTGTTGGAGCCGACCGCCGGAAGGATTCTCTACGAGGGGCGCGACGTGACCGAGGTCCGCGGCAATGCGCTCCGCGAGCTGCGGCAGGATTTGCAGATCGTCTTCCAAGACCCGTTCGGCTCGCTCAATCCGCGGATGACCGTGCAAGGGATCGTCGAAGAGGGGCTGATCATCCACGGCCTGGGCAATAAACCAGAGCGGCTCGCCAAGGTGCGCGAGACGCTCGAGCAGGTCGGCCTCGATCCGCGTTATCTGAATCGCTACCCGCACGAATTCTCCGGCGGACAGCGACAGCGAATCGGGATCGCCCGGGCGCTGGCCCTGCGGCCGCGATTCATGGTGCTCGACGAGCCGATCTCGGCGCTCGATGTCTCGATCCAGTCGCAGATCATCAATCTGCTCGTCGAGCTGCGCGATAAGTTCCGACTCACTTATCTCTTCATTTCGCACGATCTGTCGGTCGTGGAATACATCTCGGACCGCGTGGCGGTGATGTACTTGGGCGAGATCGTCGAAACGGGCAAGAGCCTCGATCTTTATCGCCATCCGCTGCACCCTTACACGCACGCGCTCCTCTCGTCGGTCCCCACGATGGACCCAACCCGCACGCGAAAGCGGATTCTGTTGGAAGGGGATGTGCCCAGTCCGATCAATCCGCCTTCCGGCTGCCGGTTCCACCCGCGCTGCCCGCTGGCGATGGATATCTGCCGCACGATGGAACCGAAGGAACTCGACTTCGTCGGGCACAAAGTCCGCTGCCATGCGGTCGAGATAGAACTGGCGAGCGGCAACAGCGACCCAATCATCTTGAGCCAATCGATCCGCGATCAGATTGCCGAACGGGGCGCGACGCCGACTGTTGCTGACAGTCCCAAGGGAACAGCCAACGGGCGTTAA
- a CDS encoding ABC transporter ATP-binding protein: MPPLLDIQNLKTYFYTDEGVVKAVDDVSLAIPRGKTLGLVGESGCGKSVTALSIIRLISAPGRIAGGRITMYDNGKTVTLNELPEPAMRRIRGARISMIFQEPMTSLNPVFTIGQQIGEAIRLHQRVGKAEARHRTIELLRKVRIPVAERRVDEYPHQMSGGMRQRVMIAMALSCRPSLLIADEPTTALDVTIQAQILDLLRQLQSELGMSILIITHDLGIVAEMADDVAVMYASKVVEYAPVRELFTRPLHPYTAGLFQSRPEPGKPKSERLSTIKGMVPSPLHFPSGCKFHPRCPFKKEPQCTADEPALREIAPGHFARCHFAGELDFVNARYE, translated from the coding sequence TTGCCTCCTCTCCTCGACATCCAGAACCTCAAGACCTACTTCTACACCGACGAAGGTGTGGTCAAGGCGGTCGATGACGTCTCGCTTGCCATCCCGCGCGGCAAGACGCTCGGTCTGGTCGGAGAAAGCGGCTGCGGCAAATCGGTCACGGCACTGTCGATCATTCGATTGATTTCTGCGCCGGGCCGAATCGCCGGCGGGCGAATCACGATGTACGACAACGGCAAGACGGTCACGCTCAATGAATTGCCTGAGCCGGCGATGCGCCGCATTCGTGGGGCGCGGATTTCCATGATCTTTCAGGAGCCGATGACTTCGCTCAACCCGGTCTTCACCATCGGGCAGCAGATCGGAGAGGCGATCCGGCTCCATCAGCGGGTCGGCAAGGCGGAGGCTCGCCATCGCACGATCGAGCTGCTTCGCAAAGTGCGGATTCCGGTGGCCGAGCGGCGGGTGGATGAGTATCCGCACCAGATGTCGGGCGGGATGCGGCAGCGGGTGATGATCGCCATGGCTCTCTCTTGCCGGCCGAGCCTGCTCATCGCCGACGAGCCGACCACCGCCCTCGACGTGACGATCCAAGCCCAGATTCTCGATCTGCTCCGGCAGTTGCAAAGTGAACTGGGCATGTCGATCCTGATCATCACGCACGATCTGGGGATCGTGGCCGAGATGGCCGACGACGTGGCCGTGATGTATGCCTCGAAGGTCGTTGAATATGCTCCGGTCCGCGAGCTATTCACCCGGCCGCTGCATCCGTACACGGCCGGGCTGTTTCAATCGCGTCCCGAGCCCGGGAAGCCGAAGAGCGAGCGGCTCAGCACGATCAAGGGCATGGTCCCCAGCCCGCTGCATTTTCCCTCGGGCTGCAAATTCCATCCGCGATGCCCGTTCAAGAAGGAGCCGCAATGCACGGCCGATGAGCCGGCGCTGCGCGAGATCGCCCCCGGCCACTTCGCCCGCTGCCACTTCGCGGGAGAACTCGACTTCGTAAACGCGAGATATGAATGA
- a CDS encoding ABC transporter permease, which translates to MSVEPDIVTAAAPASDTPVALSPHDGDAYLDIVWRQFKKNRPAYFSLWLMVGLFLIAIFAPLLASNVPFVFHEGSETIYPWFQWLFHPEEPVDFFFNMALVGLVPWGGLALFTSYWSRSQGIPGRRRLGLFAVEFLAILAALIVVFSIPGVGPENSYASRDFPEEQFKSHGANYGAFALVPFGPTEQDTPSRFQPPGFRVDEKEMTKSNQAYAHLLGTVDTGQDVLARMIYGTRISMTVGLVTVSIYIVIGVIVGSLAGYFGGVIDMVISRIIEIVLLFPTFFLILTIVALVGQGIFVIMAVLGGTGWTGVARLVRGEVLKQRSLDYTLAAQALGASHTRILFRHILKNSLSPVLVSIPFGIAGAIITEAGLSLLGFGVRPPAPSWGGLLNIAHDNYQNWWLVVVPSVAIFITVTTFNLIGTGLRDAMDPRLRI; encoded by the coding sequence ATGAGCGTCGAACCGGACATCGTGACTGCGGCAGCACCGGCAAGCGATACGCCTGTTGCATTATCGCCTCACGATGGCGACGCCTATCTCGATATCGTCTGGCGGCAATTCAAGAAGAATCGCCCGGCCTACTTCTCGCTCTGGTTGATGGTTGGGCTGTTCCTGATCGCCATCTTCGCGCCGCTGTTGGCCTCGAATGTGCCCTTCGTGTTTCACGAGGGCAGCGAGACGATCTACCCTTGGTTTCAATGGCTGTTTCATCCCGAGGAGCCAGTCGATTTCTTCTTCAACATGGCGCTCGTTGGATTGGTGCCTTGGGGTGGTCTCGCCCTATTCACGAGCTATTGGTCCAGGTCGCAAGGGATTCCTGGCCGGCGCAGATTGGGACTTTTCGCGGTTGAATTCCTGGCGATTCTGGCGGCGCTGATCGTTGTGTTTTCGATTCCAGGCGTCGGGCCGGAAAATTCTTATGCCTCGCGCGATTTTCCGGAAGAACAGTTCAAATCGCATGGCGCGAACTACGGCGCCTTTGCGCTCGTGCCCTTCGGCCCCACGGAGCAAGACACGCCTTCGCGATTCCAACCCCCCGGATTTCGCGTCGACGAAAAGGAAATGACCAAGTCCAACCAAGCCTATGCGCACCTGCTGGGAACAGTCGACACGGGGCAAGACGTGCTAGCGCGCATGATCTACGGCACGCGGATTTCGATGACGGTCGGCCTCGTCACGGTAAGCATTTACATCGTGATTGGAGTAATCGTCGGGTCTCTGGCCGGATACTTCGGCGGCGTGATCGATATGGTGATCTCGCGAATCATTGAAATCGTGCTTCTGTTTCCGACATTTTTTCTGATTCTGACGATCGTGGCGCTGGTCGGCCAAGGCATCTTCGTGATCATGGCCGTGCTTGGAGGCACGGGCTGGACCGGCGTCGCCCGACTGGTTCGCGGCGAAGTTCTCAAGCAACGCTCACTGGATTACACTCTAGCGGCCCAAGCGCTCGGCGCATCGCATACGCGCATCTTGTTTCGACACATCCTTAAGAATTCCCTGTCTCCAGTGCTGGTGTCGATTCCGTTTGGGATTGCTGGGGCAATTATTACCGAGGCGGGCCTGAGCTTGCTCGGCTTCGGCGTGCGGCCACCAGCGCCGAGCTGGGGAGGCCTTTTGAACATCGCCCACGACAACTATCAAAACTGGTGGCTCGTCGTCGTGCCATCGGTCGCCATTTTCATCACCGTCACCACGTTTAACCTCATCGGCACCGGCCTGCGCGACGCCATGGACCCGCGGCTACGAATTTGA
- a CDS encoding ABC transporter permease subunit, with protein MLTYILRRLLIMIPTLFGVTVVSFCIMQLAPGDPLLAQLSGGAAGQSTGTREAYLIQKRDLYLDKPYVLNFRYFKDYSTAVHWAAYYRARTVAEIQSELPELAKNPNEPQTGEKLAYLRSLGIPEFEDRLKDPERWELLAKSIDYFTLVFCEDRGQNAVPAAVDIVRDPKSDAKLKIGAIRCLNAMVVDPFVFTYSIHPSEAETPAVTGAWRLWWERRKASLPQVDAEARKYLDAKLKEMSAARDKVDPGLEEIVNGDYADVAPRFFAEKLLDEATPLEEKFVASVFLKRMFAEPLRLDVPTDAAAADVDEAAADWLEYYQIHQAEYEPSGLAKIWYIVSDTQYGHMIVRLVTFNFGRSALRTREPVSGLIWQAFLVSAPLIFISELLIYIVAVPLGILCGVFRNGWTDRSISLGLFLLYSIPGFVAGMLFLVFFCYGDYFKWFPMLGLHSDEAQNLPFLAYLSDYLWHAFLPVVCLSLFSLAAIAMYSRSSILDVINQDYIRTARAKGLPEHKVILKHALRNGLIPILTLFSSFLPAMLGGAVLIEYLFDIPGLGRLGWSSILQKDFPTQMALLYVEAIVTLVSFLITDILYVLVDPRISFAGRGKAA; from the coding sequence ATGCTGACGTACATCCTCCGCCGGCTGCTGATCATGATCCCGACGCTGTTCGGCGTCACGGTGGTCTCGTTTTGCATCATGCAGTTGGCGCCGGGCGATCCGCTGCTGGCTCAACTCAGCGGCGGCGCGGCGGGGCAATCGACGGGCACACGCGAGGCCTACTTGATTCAAAAGCGCGACCTTTACCTCGATAAGCCGTACGTCCTTAACTTCCGCTACTTCAAGGATTATTCGACTGCCGTTCATTGGGCGGCTTACTATCGGGCGCGAACGGTGGCCGAGATTCAGAGTGAATTACCGGAATTGGCCAAGAATCCCAATGAGCCGCAGACCGGAGAAAAACTGGCTTATTTGCGATCACTCGGAATTCCCGAGTTCGAGGATCGACTGAAGGACCCCGAGCGCTGGGAATTGTTAGCCAAGTCGATCGACTATTTCACGCTCGTTTTTTGCGAAGATCGGGGGCAGAACGCGGTGCCCGCCGCAGTCGACATCGTGCGCGATCCCAAGTCGGACGCGAAGCTCAAAATCGGTGCGATTCGATGTCTCAATGCGATGGTCGTCGATCCGTTCGTGTTCACCTATTCGATCCATCCGAGCGAGGCGGAGACCCCCGCCGTCACTGGCGCCTGGCGGCTCTGGTGGGAGCGTCGCAAGGCCAGCTTGCCGCAGGTTGATGCCGAAGCGCGGAAATACTTGGACGCCAAGTTGAAGGAGATGTCAGCCGCGCGCGACAAGGTCGATCCGGGCCTCGAGGAGATCGTCAACGGCGACTATGCCGACGTGGCACCGCGATTCTTCGCCGAGAAACTGTTGGACGAGGCGACACCCTTGGAGGAAAAGTTCGTCGCGTCGGTTTTTTTGAAGCGCATGTTTGCCGAACCGCTCAGGCTCGACGTCCCAACTGACGCGGCGGCGGCCGACGTCGATGAAGCCGCCGCCGACTGGCTCGAATACTACCAGATTCACCAGGCTGAATACGAACCAAGCGGCTTGGCCAAAATCTGGTACATCGTCTCCGACACGCAGTACGGCCACATGATCGTTCGGCTGGTGACTTTCAACTTCGGCCGCTCGGCCCTGCGGACTCGCGAACCGGTGAGCGGCCTGATCTGGCAGGCGTTCCTCGTGTCCGCACCGCTGATCTTCATCTCGGAATTGCTGATCTACATCGTCGCCGTGCCCTTGGGAATCCTATGCGGCGTGTTTCGCAACGGCTGGACCGATCGGAGCATTTCGCTCGGGTTGTTTCTACTCTATTCAATACCGGGGTTTGTCGCGGGAATGCTGTTTCTCGTCTTCTTTTGTTATGGGGATTACTTCAAATGGTTTCCAATGCTAGGCCTGCACTCGGACGAAGCCCAGAACTTGCCCTTCCTGGCGTATTTGAGTGATTACCTCTGGCATGCCTTTCTGCCGGTCGTTTGCTTGTCTTTGTTTTCGTTGGCGGCGATCGCGATGTATTCGCGCTCGAGCATCCTGGACGTCATTAACCAGGATTATATCCGCACCGCTCGGGCAAAAGGGTTGCCTGAACACAAGGTGATTCTCAAGCATGCCCTGCGAAACGGGCTGATACCAATCCTCACGCTATTCTCAAGCTTCTTGCCGGCGATGCTCGGGGGCGCTGTTTTGATCGAGTATTTGTTCGACATTCCTGGCTTGGGACGGCTCGGTTGGAGTTCCATTCTGCAAAAGGATTTTCCGACGCAGATGGCCCTCTTGTACGTCGAGGCGATCGTGACACTCGTGAGCTTCCTGATCACCGACATCTTGTATGTTCTTGTCGATCCGCGGATCAGCTTCGCTGGGCGGGGGAAGGCAGCATGA
- a CDS encoding ABC transporter substrate-binding protein, with product MNLRRWLIGSILTAGVVIAIGHVRGANDATADSSSDEPQAAVPVKRVITPGITRGGKPPAASDTLLLSYADDPDTVNPLTANDNVSEAFQRLVYDYLADRKYDNPDEWEPALAESWEFDPKTLEYTIHLRKGVKWHPITLPSGKKLPATEFTARDVKFTFDCILNKNIEAAHLRSYYEDPSAKQESERYKIKVSLVRGDKYTVKVKWTKPYFLADDFTLRVFIMPRHVFSVDEKGDPISFDFSSKEFADGFNNHWANRAMCGTGPMMFKEWTKEQRLVLERNPDYWGEPYYFSRLIYRHIKNPNTAVQQMLQGELDWNPIPEKDLYLQSQSHPNVEAKKVILAKLKYPSYRYLGYNLKRDFFKDQKVRWAIGHAIPLDEIIANIYHGLAVRLTGPFLPDSKSNDKSLPLIDYDLDKARKLLDEAGWKMEEGASLRSKMVNGKKVEAKFDLMIYSDSPSYTSIATIVKENCRKIGVDVGISSTNWALMLQKLRKKDFDACILGWVMDWKDDPFQIWHGSQADLPESSNSIGYQNPEVDKLIEQLRVTMSPDKQIEIYHKIHRLIYEDQPYTFLFMDLETAGYNARIENVKFYPIRPCVDTREWYAKTPRVLGP from the coding sequence ATGAATCTCCGCCGTTGGTTGATCGGTTCGATTTTGACTGCGGGAGTCGTCATCGCCATTGGTCACGTCCGCGGGGCGAACGATGCGACGGCAGATTCATCGTCCGACGAGCCGCAAGCGGCGGTCCCTGTCAAACGGGTCATCACTCCGGGAATTACTCGCGGTGGCAAACCGCCGGCGGCCTCCGATACGCTACTGCTCTCCTATGCCGACGATCCGGACACGGTGAACCCACTCACCGCCAACGACAACGTAAGCGAGGCGTTTCAACGGTTAGTCTACGACTACTTGGCCGACCGCAAGTACGACAATCCGGACGAATGGGAACCGGCGTTGGCGGAATCCTGGGAGTTCGATCCGAAGACGCTTGAATATACGATTCATCTCCGCAAAGGAGTGAAGTGGCATCCGATCACGCTGCCCAGCGGCAAGAAACTTCCGGCGACGGAATTCACTGCTCGCGACGTAAAGTTCACTTTCGATTGCATCCTCAACAAGAATATCGAAGCTGCTCATTTGCGGAGCTACTACGAGGATCCGTCGGCCAAGCAAGAGTCGGAACGGTATAAGATCAAGGTCTCCTTGGTGCGCGGCGATAAGTACACGGTAAAGGTCAAGTGGACGAAGCCGTATTTCTTGGCGGACGATTTCACCCTTCGTGTCTTCATCATGCCGCGGCACGTCTTCTCGGTGGACGAAAAGGGAGACCCGATCTCGTTCGATTTCTCGTCCAAGGAATTCGCCGATGGCTTCAACAACCATTGGGCGAATCGGGCGATGTGCGGCACTGGGCCGATGATGTTCAAGGAATGGACCAAGGAGCAGCGGCTCGTCTTGGAGCGCAACCCCGATTACTGGGGAGAGCCATACTACTTTAGCCGCCTGATCTATCGTCATATTAAGAACCCCAACACGGCTGTACAGCAGATGCTCCAAGGTGAGCTGGACTGGAACCCAATCCCGGAGAAAGATCTGTACCTTCAAAGCCAATCGCATCCCAATGTGGAGGCGAAGAAAGTCATTCTTGCGAAACTCAAGTACCCCTCGTATCGTTATTTGGGTTACAACCTGAAGCGTGACTTTTTCAAGGACCAGAAGGTCCGCTGGGCGATCGGCCACGCCATCCCATTGGACGAGATTATTGCCAATATCTATCACGGCTTGGCCGTTCGGTTGACAGGCCCTTTCCTCCCTGACAGCAAGTCCAACGACAAATCATTGCCGTTGATCGACTACGATCTCGACAAGGCGCGGAAACTATTGGACGAGGCGGGCTGGAAAATGGAAGAGGGCGCTTCTCTCCGTAGCAAGATGGTCAACGGCAAGAAGGTGGAGGCCAAGTTCGATTTGATGATCTACTCGGATAGTCCCAGCTACACGAGCATAGCCACGATCGTCAAGGAGAATTGTCGCAAGATCGGAGTGGACGTCGGGATTTCGTCAACCAATTGGGCGCTGATGCTGCAGAAGCTGCGCAAGAAAGACTTCGACGCCTGCATTCTAGGCTGGGTTATGGATTGGAAGGATGATCCATTTCAAATCTGGCACGGCAGCCAAGCCGATTTGCCGGAAAGCTCGAATTCCATCGGCTACCAGAATCCCGAAGTGGACAAGCTGATCGAGCAATTGCGAGTGACGATGAGCCCTGACAAGCAGATCGAAATCTACCACAAGATTCATCGCCTGATCTACGAAGATCAGCCCTACACGTTCTTGTTCATGGACCTGGAGACGGCCGGCTATAACGCGCGGATCGAGAATGTGAAGTTCTACCCGATCCGCCCTTGCGTCGACACGCGCGAGTGGTACGCCAAAACACCGCGCGTGCTTGGGCCCTAA